CCTGCTCCAATAACTAATACGTCTACTTTTTCAGTGTTCATTTTGTTAAATTTCTTAGGTAACAAATTACTATAAATATTGTTTGCAAAAAACGCAACAATTATACATACAAATTGATTCGCGTCGGTATGATTTGAATCATAGCATTTACATCAACGAATGGGAAATAATTCGCGAATGTGTCTAAAATCAACTTAAGCCTAGGCGTTATGGTTTAAATACTAATCCTTTATCCTAGATTTATGCAAAATCGCTTCAATTAATACAGCATCTTCTTTAACAGAAAATGCAATGAGCTAATCCTTGAAATAAATACATTTCAACTCAAAATTCCGGAATGTTTCATTATGACACATGCCGATTATTTTAGGAAAACTTAGCTTTATTTTGAGCTGCTGTTCAAATTTACTTAACCATCTTAAACCTGCGCCTTTAGTATTGTGCGCTTCAATAAAATTAACCAAGCTTGCCAAAGATTCAACAGCATCATTGGTATAGTTAATTTTCATTGTAATCCTTTGCGGATAGATTGATGCGCCTTTTCCATGGAAATGCTGCCGCTTTCTCTGCTCTTACTAATTAATACCTTAATTTCCTTAGCCGAAAGACTCTCACCGGGCAAGAAGGATTTATTCTTATCCGCATCAACCAAAGTCAACTCCAAACTATTTTCTTTTGCGAAATCGAACAGCTTTTTTAAATCCGATTTTTTAGCATTTCCCAATTGTAATAACATTGCTTTGCTTTTAACGAAATATAATAATAATTCAATAAATAAAACTCAATTTTAAGGTTAATTCATTATTCACTAATTACTCTTAAACTCCCCAAAAACAGTGCGCATCACATCTGCAATTTCACCTAAGGTAGCATAGTTTTCAGTAGCTTCCAAAATTATGGGCATCAGGTTGGTGTCGGCTTTAGCGGCAGATTCCAACTGTACTAAAAGTTCATTCACTTTCACATTATCGCGCTCAGACTTTACTTGATTTATCTTATCGATTTGCACTTTCCGAATGGAATCGTCAATTGTAAACGTATCTAAAATTGGTGCTTCATCAATTTCAAACTTATTTACACCCACCAAAATTTTACTTCCATTTTGTATGTTGTTTTGATACTGATACGCAGATTTTGCAATTTCATTTTGGATGTAGCCTTCCTCAATCGCACTAACAGAGCCTCCCATAGCATCAATTTTACGAATATAGTCCCATGCTGCAGCTTCCACTTCATCGGTTAAGGCTTCCACAAAATATGAACCTGCCAAAGGATCTACGGTATCGGCAGCGCCACTTTCGTAGGCAATAATTTGTTGTGTGCGCAAAGCAATGCGCGCTGCTTCCTCGGTTGGCAAGGCTATCGCTTCGTCAAAACCATTAGTATGCAAAGATTGTGTGCCACCCAAAACTGCTGATAGCGCTTGCGTAGTTACCCGCACAATATTATTTTGCGGTTGCTGTGCTGTTAAGGTACTGCCGCCGGTTTGTGTATGAAAGCGCAGCATCATAGCACGTTCATCGGTTGCGCCTAATTCGCGTGTAATGTGTGCCCACATTCTACGCGCCGCGCGAAACTTTGCCACTTCTTCAAATAAATTATTGTGTGCATTAAAGAAAAAGGACAATCGTTTCGCAAATACATTTATATCCAATCC
This portion of the Bacteroidota bacterium genome encodes:
- a CDS encoding methylmalonyl-CoA mutase, which codes for MSEKLRQEKFETDSGIEIKSDYSPFESGGVSEGLGKPGKFPFTRGVQETMYRSKLWTMRQYAGFSTAEESNKRYHYLLNNGTTGLSVAFDLPTQIGYDSSHEFSDGEVGKAGVAIDSLRDIEILFDGIQLENITTSMTINSTASILLSMYIALAKKQGADLKKISGTIQNDILKEYAARGTYIYPPKPSMRIITDIFEYCSKEVPKWNTISISGYHIREAGSTAVQELAFTLANGKSYLKAAIDKGLDINVFAKRLSFFFNAHNNLFEEVAKFRAARRMWAHITRELGATDERAMMLRFHTQTGGSTLTAQQPQNNIVRVTTQALSAVLGGTQSLHTNGFDEAIALPTEEAARIALRTQQIIAYESGAADTVDPLAGSYFVEALTDEVEAAAWDYIRKIDAMGGSVSAIEEGYIQNEIAKSAYQYQNNIQNGSKILVGVNKFEIDEAPILDTFTIDDSIRKVQIDKINQVKSERDNVKVNELLVQLESAAKADTNLMPIILEATENYATLGEIADVMRTVFGEFKSN